A stretch of Paenibacillus mucilaginosus 3016 DNA encodes these proteins:
- the yyaC gene encoding spore protease YyaC codes for MKLPFHRDSHKEKEPDTLKIMHSENNCVELLSERLIASLQHVPPHQPIVLVCVGTDRSTGDALGPLVGSQLRRLNVDGLHLYGTLDHPVHAMNLSETLNTIHQHYNNPFIIAIDACLGQLTSVGCIQIGQGPVKPGAGVNKELPPVGHMHVTGIVNVGGFMEYFVLQNTRLSLVMNMAEIIAKSFYSALAGKQRWSTTPLARIE; via the coding sequence ATGAAACTGCCATTTCATAGAGATTCACACAAAGAGAAAGAACCGGATACCCTCAAGATCATGCACTCGGAGAACAACTGTGTGGAACTGCTCTCTGAACGCCTAATCGCCTCCCTGCAGCATGTGCCTCCCCACCAGCCTATCGTATTGGTCTGTGTTGGCACAGACCGATCGACCGGTGACGCACTCGGTCCTCTCGTCGGGTCCCAGCTTCGCAGACTCAATGTCGACGGGCTTCATTTATACGGTACGCTAGATCACCCCGTTCATGCCATGAATCTCAGCGAGACCTTGAACACGATCCATCAGCATTACAACAATCCGTTCATTATCGCTATCGATGCCTGCCTCGGTCAGTTGACCAGTGTCGGCTGCATCCAAATCGGCCAAGGTCCGGTGAAGCCAGGTGCCGGTGTGAATAAGGAACTGCCCCCGGTCGGCCATATGCATGTCACGGGAATTGTGAATGTGGGCGGATTTATGGAGTATTTTGTACTGCAGAACACCAGATTGTCCCTGGTCATGAATATGGCCGAGATCATCGCCAAATCGTTCTACAGTGCTCTTGCCGGCAAACAGCGATGGTCGACTACCCCTTTAGCAAGGATCGAGTAA
- the dnaB gene encoding replicative DNA helicase — protein MNVNEKMFMDRIPPQNVEAEQAVLGAIMLDGDALATAMGRVKSEDFYRGAHQLIFEAMIETAEANEPVDLITLTARLQNKKQLEDVGGITYLSELANAVPTAANVDYYAQIVEEKAMLRRLIRTATQIVTDGYSGEDTVGSLLSDAEARIMEISQSRSGSGFHAIRDVLMEVFDKVEMLYNQKGSTTGVRSGFADLDKMTSGFQRSDLIIVAARPSVGKTAFALNIAQNIGVREKETVAIFSLEMGAAQLVNRMICAEANVDAGRLRTGFLENDDWEKLTMAIGSLSEANIYIDDSPSVTVADIRAKCRRLKKEKGLGMILIDYLQLIHGRGKGDNRQQEVSEISRTLKQIARELNVPVIALSQLSRGVEQRQDKRPMMSDLRESGSIEQDADIVAFLYRDDYYDKESEKKDIIEIIIAKQRNGPVGTVELAFLKNYNKFVGLDRTHQEPAGAAR, from the coding sequence ATGAACGTGAACGAGAAAATGTTTATGGATCGCATCCCTCCGCAGAATGTGGAAGCGGAGCAGGCCGTCCTCGGAGCTATCATGCTCGACGGTGATGCGCTTGCGACAGCGATGGGACGGGTGAAGAGCGAAGATTTCTACCGCGGCGCCCACCAGCTCATCTTTGAGGCGATGATCGAGACGGCCGAAGCGAACGAGCCGGTCGACCTCATCACGCTGACCGCGCGTCTGCAGAACAAGAAGCAGCTCGAGGATGTAGGGGGGATCACCTACCTCTCGGAGCTCGCTAACGCGGTTCCGACGGCGGCGAACGTCGATTATTACGCACAGATCGTCGAAGAAAAAGCGATGCTGCGGAGACTGATCCGGACGGCCACGCAGATCGTTACCGACGGATACTCGGGAGAAGACACCGTCGGCAGCCTGCTCAGCGATGCCGAAGCGCGCATCATGGAGATCTCGCAGTCGCGGTCCGGCTCGGGCTTCCATGCCATCCGGGACGTGCTCATGGAAGTGTTCGACAAGGTCGAGATGCTCTACAACCAGAAGGGCAGCACGACCGGTGTGCGCTCCGGCTTCGCCGACCTCGACAAGATGACTTCGGGCTTTCAGCGGTCGGACCTCATTATCGTGGCGGCCCGTCCTTCCGTAGGTAAGACGGCCTTCGCCCTCAATATCGCGCAGAACATCGGCGTACGCGAGAAGGAGACCGTTGCCATCTTCTCGCTCGAGATGGGGGCGGCGCAGCTCGTCAACCGTATGATCTGTGCCGAGGCCAACGTGGATGCGGGACGACTGCGGACCGGTTTCCTCGAGAACGACGACTGGGAGAAGCTGACGATGGCGATCGGTTCCCTGTCCGAAGCGAACATCTACATCGACGACTCCCCTTCGGTAACGGTGGCGGATATCCGTGCGAAGTGCCGGCGGCTCAAGAAGGAGAAGGGCCTCGGGATGATCCTGATCGACTACCTGCAGCTCATCCATGGCCGCGGGAAGGGCGACAACCGGCAGCAGGAGGTCTCTGAGATCTCGCGTACGCTGAAGCAGATTGCCAGAGAGCTGAACGTGCCGGTGATTGCCCTGTCGCAGCTCAGCCGTGGCGTAGAGCAGCGGCAGGACAAGCGTCCGATGATGTCCGACCTCCGGGAATCCGGTTCGATCGAGCAGGATGCCGACATCGTCGCGTTCTTGTACCGTGACGATTACTACGACAAGGAATCCGAGAAGAAGGACATCATCGAGATCATCATTGCCAAGCAGCGTAACGGCCCGGTAGGCACGGTAGAGCTGGCGTTCCTGAAGAACTACAACAAGTTCGTCGGGCTCGACCGGACGCACCAGGAGCCGGCCGGTGCGGCCAGATAG
- the rplI gene encoding 50S ribosomal protein L9 has protein sequence MKVILLKDVKGQGKKGEVKEVSEGYAANFLFKQNLAAPASNSTLKVLDNQKKAEDRKKAEEKAAAEELGRKIAEMTVGVKAKSGADGRLFGAVSNKQVAEALEKLGVKLDKRKIVMDEPIRTLGVTEVVVKLHPEVTSKLKVHVTEE, from the coding sequence ATGAAAGTTATCCTCCTGAAAGACGTGAAAGGCCAAGGCAAGAAAGGTGAAGTGAAAGAAGTATCCGAAGGCTATGCAGCCAACTTCCTGTTCAAACAAAACCTGGCGGCGCCGGCAAGCAATTCGACGCTGAAGGTTCTCGATAACCAGAAGAAAGCCGAAGACCGCAAGAAAGCCGAAGAAAAAGCGGCAGCGGAGGAACTCGGACGCAAGATCGCCGAGATGACGGTAGGCGTCAAAGCGAAGTCGGGTGCGGACGGACGTCTCTTCGGCGCCGTATCCAACAAGCAGGTGGCGGAAGCGCTCGAGAAGCTGGGCGTGAAGCTCGACAAGCGCAAGATTGTCATGGATGAGCCGATCCGTACGCTCGGCGTAACCGAAGTTGTCGTGAAGCTGCATCCGGAAGTGACTTCGAAGCTGAAGGTGCACGTAACGGAAGAGTAA
- the rpsF gene encoding 30S ribosomal protein S6, with translation MRKYEVMYIIRPDLEQEAVQATVEKFQNIINNGGEVTKQDLQGKRRLAYEINKIREGHYVLVHFNATNEVITELDRVMKISDEVIRYMIVRDVA, from the coding sequence ATGCGCAAATACGAAGTGATGTACATTATCCGTCCGGATCTCGAGCAGGAAGCTGTTCAAGCTACGGTGGAGAAGTTCCAAAACATCATCAACAACGGTGGCGAGGTTACGAAACAAGACCTGCAAGGCAAGCGCCGTCTTGCGTATGAGATCAACAAGATTCGTGAAGGTCATTATGTGTTGGTTCATTTCAACGCAACGAATGAAGTTATCACGGAACTTGACCGCGTAATGAAGATTTCTGATGAAGTCATTCGTTACATGATCGTTCGCGACGTAGCCTAA
- a CDS encoding CBS domain-containing protein, producing MNIAFFLVPKDQVIYLSPHSTMRQALERMEYHRYSAVPLIDEHGKYVGTITEGDLLWKLKRSPEIGFEGAHKVQLKDVPQHMAIKPVRIDQQMQDLITLATNQNYVPVIDDNGVFIGIIRRREIIDYCFKLWQSEQKVSEV from the coding sequence GTGAATATTGCTTTTTTCCTCGTGCCGAAGGATCAGGTCATCTACCTGTCGCCCCATTCGACGATGCGCCAGGCGCTCGAGCGGATGGAGTATCACCGGTATTCCGCTGTGCCGCTGATCGACGAACACGGCAAATACGTGGGCACGATCACGGAAGGGGATCTGCTGTGGAAGTTGAAGCGCTCTCCGGAGATCGGCTTCGAAGGGGCGCATAAAGTGCAGCTGAAGGACGTGCCGCAGCATATGGCCATCAAGCCGGTTCGGATCGACCAGCAGATGCAGGACCTGATTACGCTCGCCACCAATCAGAACTACGTACCCGTCATAGATGATAACGGCGTCTTCATCGGCATTATCCGCAGAAGAGAAATCATTGATTACTGCTTCAAGCTCTGGCAGTCCGAACAAAAGGTAAGCGAAGTATGA
- a CDS encoding mechanosensitive ion channel family protein: MRIPLLGKTASVDVLDAEGWKETWLRFQNKTVDYVSDPGMWMAILFTVVKILILLIVGRLIIKLADKIIDGMLEAREKGPIHFSRRRTETIGKLVRNIVTYVVNFILILMILSQFNVNLGPVLAGAGVLGLAIGFGAQSLVKDVITGFFIIFEDQFAVGDVIQVGTYKGTVEEIGLRVTRIKSWTGEIHILPNGTINQVTNFSVNNSLAVIDVNVTYETDIDQAIQILRETADAYYEKSMDIVKEPQVLGVQTMGVSEITLRLTAECKPNAQFGVSRDLYSLIKKAFESSGIQIPYPRVVTYHRNEKAEL, translated from the coding sequence ATGAGAATACCGTTATTGGGAAAAACAGCAAGCGTTGACGTACTGGATGCGGAGGGCTGGAAGGAAACATGGCTCAGGTTCCAGAACAAAACGGTCGATTATGTCTCGGACCCGGGCATGTGGATGGCCATTCTGTTCACGGTGGTCAAAATTCTGATTCTCCTCATCGTGGGAAGACTGATTATCAAGCTTGCCGATAAAATCATCGACGGCATGCTGGAGGCGCGCGAGAAGGGGCCCATCCACTTCAGCCGGCGCAGAACGGAGACGATCGGCAAACTCGTTCGCAACATCGTTACCTATGTGGTGAACTTTATTCTCATTCTGATGATCCTAAGCCAGTTCAACGTGAACCTGGGTCCGGTTCTGGCAGGGGCCGGGGTATTGGGGCTTGCCATCGGTTTCGGTGCACAGAGTCTTGTTAAAGATGTGATCACCGGCTTTTTCATTATTTTCGAAGATCAGTTCGCCGTAGGCGATGTGATTCAGGTTGGTACGTACAAAGGGACCGTGGAAGAGATCGGGCTCCGGGTAACGAGAATCAAGAGCTGGACAGGCGAAATCCATATTCTCCCGAACGGCACGATCAATCAGGTAACGAACTTCTCGGTCAATAACTCGCTCGCTGTGATCGACGTGAATGTCACATATGAAACGGACATCGATCAGGCGATTCAGATTCTGAGGGAAACGGCGGATGCTTATTACGAGAAGAGCATGGATATTGTAAAAGAACCCCAGGTGCTCGGAGTCCAGACGATGGGTGTATCCGAGATTACGCTGCGGCTGACCGCAGAGTGCAAACCGAACGCGCAGTTCGGCGTGTCCCGTGACCTGTACTCCCTGATCAAGAAGGCGTTCGAATCCAGCGGCATCCAGATACCTTATCCCAGAGTAGTAACGTATCATCGAAACGAAAAGGCGGAGTTGTAA
- a CDS encoding aminotransferase class V-fold PLP-dependent enzyme — translation METIYLDHAASSWPKPLQVWKAMQDCMEHYAANPGRGSHSMAVKASRTLFEGRKRLAKLFGVRNPNDISYALNTTMALNQAILGFLSEGDHVICTSVEHNSVRRPLEYLKRRHGVQVTYVETDAAGNLNMDRVKEEVRSQTKLIVCSHSSNLLGSILPIASLGQLCEDKGIKLLVDAAQSAGVLPIDVGRMGIHMLAFPGHKSLLGPQGTGGLYLHPDLVLEPLLHGGTGSQSEAIEQPNVRPDRYEAGTQNTVGIAGLIEGLKYIEEKTVEAIYAAEWSLTQRMMQGLNEIQGIQLLGPAAGEQRTGLVSFTMANADSSEVAFILDQSFGIAVRAGFHCTPLAHESAGTTERGAVRASVGCFTTEAEVDRLVQAVGEIAQHIGSK, via the coding sequence ATGGAGACGATATACCTGGACCATGCGGCTTCTTCTTGGCCCAAACCTCTTCAAGTATGGAAGGCCATGCAGGATTGTATGGAGCACTATGCTGCCAATCCGGGCAGGGGAAGCCACAGTATGGCGGTAAAAGCAAGCCGGACCTTATTCGAAGGCCGCAAACGGCTGGCCAAGCTGTTCGGTGTCCGTAACCCGAATGATATTTCGTATGCACTAAATACGACCATGGCATTAAATCAAGCCATTCTAGGGTTTCTCTCGGAAGGTGATCATGTCATTTGTACCTCCGTGGAGCATAATTCGGTTCGGCGGCCCCTGGAATATTTGAAACGAAGACATGGGGTTCAGGTTACCTATGTGGAAACGGATGCTGCGGGGAATTTGAATATGGACCGGGTCAAAGAGGAAGTCCGCAGCCAGACGAAGCTGATCGTCTGCAGCCACAGTTCGAACCTGCTGGGCAGCATTCTTCCTATTGCAAGCCTTGGGCAGCTGTGCGAAGACAAGGGCATCAAACTGCTCGTCGATGCGGCTCAATCGGCCGGGGTTCTGCCGATTGATGTCGGACGCATGGGTATACATATGCTGGCCTTCCCGGGCCACAAAAGTCTGCTTGGTCCGCAAGGAACCGGCGGATTGTATCTGCATCCGGATCTTGTCCTCGAACCGCTGCTTCACGGAGGAACAGGAAGTCAATCGGAAGCCATAGAGCAGCCGAATGTGCGGCCGGACCGGTATGAAGCAGGCACACAAAATACGGTGGGAATCGCCGGATTAATAGAAGGATTGAAATACATCGAAGAAAAAACCGTCGAAGCGATCTACGCAGCCGAATGGAGTTTGACCCAGCGGATGATGCAAGGGTTGAATGAGATCCAGGGGATCCAGCTGCTTGGCCCGGCCGCCGGGGAACAGAGAACCGGGCTTGTGTCGTTCACCATGGCGAATGCGGATTCCTCGGAAGTCGCTTTTATCCTGGATCAATCGTTCGGGATTGCCGTCAGGGCCGGATTTCACTGTACGCCGCTGGCCCATGAGAGCGCCGGTACAACCGAGCGGGGCGCTGTGCGAGCCAGTGTCGGCTGCTTTACGACCGAGGCTGAGGTCGATCGTTTGGTTCAGGCTGTGGGCGAGATTGCACAGCATATCGGTTCAAAGTAA
- a CDS encoding DUF2232 domain-containing protein has protein sequence MEGKRIPRMLGWSIAYILILLSTMLPLVNLLTIALVMIPVLVMYVRLGTKPFVAHYAISLAVVYLITSLWLAPWLGVFLVALSVFFLPPVIQMGNLYKKRATARTVLTAGVVTLLAELLLSFVVIHLMGLNPVGRMKQFMIESVETLPPQLQGLMGIDVDELVQIMVQLLPLYMIGFSLFYIIVTHWLARKALVRMGESLPAFRAVKDWMLPRSFIWLYLIGLLLEMFVRDSRSVVFSVILNLLPLLMMAFSVQAIAFLFYVAHIKGWNKTLPIAGIIILLMFPVPAYFLFSLLGVFDVAFPLRDRLTARK, from the coding sequence TTGGAAGGAAAGCGCATCCCCCGCATGCTCGGCTGGAGCATAGCCTATATCCTGATATTACTCTCCACCATGCTGCCCCTTGTGAATCTGCTAACGATCGCTTTGGTGATGATCCCCGTGCTGGTCATGTACGTGAGGCTGGGCACCAAGCCGTTCGTTGCGCATTACGCGATTTCGCTGGCTGTGGTGTATCTCATTACATCGTTGTGGCTGGCCCCCTGGCTGGGTGTATTCCTGGTGGCGCTCTCGGTATTTTTCCTGCCGCCGGTCATCCAGATGGGGAACTTATATAAGAAGCGGGCCACGGCCCGAACCGTACTGACCGCCGGTGTGGTTACACTGCTTGCCGAGCTGCTGCTCAGCTTCGTCGTCATTCACCTGATGGGACTCAATCCGGTCGGCCGGATGAAGCAGTTCATGATCGAGAGCGTCGAGACGCTGCCTCCGCAGCTGCAGGGGCTGATGGGGATTGATGTGGATGAACTGGTCCAGATCATGGTCCAGCTGCTTCCGCTGTATATGATCGGCTTCTCGCTCTTTTATATCATCGTAACCCACTGGCTGGCACGCAAAGCGCTGGTGCGTATGGGAGAGTCGCTGCCGGCATTCCGGGCGGTCAAAGATTGGATGCTGCCAAGATCCTTCATCTGGCTGTATCTCATCGGACTGCTGCTCGAAATGTTCGTGCGGGATTCCCGTTCGGTCGTGTTCTCTGTCATTCTGAACCTGCTGCCGCTGCTGATGATGGCATTCTCGGTGCAGGCGATTGCCTTCCTTTTTTATGTGGCGCATATCAAAGGATGGAACAAGACGCTGCCCATCGCGGGGATTATTATTCTGCTGATGTTCCCGGTGCCGGCTTATTTTCTGTTCAGCTTGTTGGGTGTGTTCGATGTGGCGTTTCCGCTCCGGGATCGGTTGACGGCCCGGAAGTGA
- a CDS encoding DUF3343 domain-containing protein — translation MLLMAFDSTQQALRAEMLLEYADIENDMCPTPKEITAGCALSLEFPEEALGQVLQIIEDEKVDIRGIFCKKEGAYVTIES, via the coding sequence TTGCTGCTCATGGCTTTCGACTCGACACAGCAGGCGTTAAGAGCAGAGATGCTGCTGGAGTATGCCGACATAGAGAACGATATGTGCCCGACACCCAAGGAGATTACGGCGGGCTGCGCCCTGTCGCTGGAGTTTCCGGAAGAGGCGCTGGGACAAGTGCTGCAGATCATAGAGGATGAGAAAGTAGATATCCGCGGGATCTTTTGTAAGAAAGAAGGCGCGTATGTTACGATAGAATCATAG
- a CDS encoding DUF4446 family protein: MGERVLDIPTEVILLMASLVIVVFLVALIALWVKLNKLRKKYTRMMGGMGDMDMETIVARLQDQWEGQAERSHAMEQELQRIRQRMTSMKSNVGVYRYNAFAETGSDLSFSVAILDDSRSGVVLSGIHSRDNTYLYAKPIDSGTSKYVLTPEEKEAITRSLLKG, translated from the coding sequence GTGGGAGAGCGAGTGCTGGACATACCGACAGAAGTCATACTGCTGATGGCTTCCCTTGTCATCGTTGTATTTTTGGTTGCCCTGATTGCATTATGGGTAAAATTGAATAAGCTGCGTAAAAAGTACACCCGGATGATGGGCGGTATGGGCGATATGGATATGGAAACCATTGTCGCCCGTCTTCAGGATCAGTGGGAAGGACAGGCTGAACGGTCGCATGCGATGGAGCAGGAACTGCAACGGATCCGCCAGCGCATGACAAGCATGAAGTCCAATGTCGGAGTTTACCGATATAATGCTTTTGCGGAAACCGGGAGTGATCTGAGCTTCTCGGTAGCCATCCTGGATGATAGCCGGAGCGGTGTGGTCCTGAGCGGAATTCACAGCCGGGATAACACCTATCTGTATGCCAAACCCATCGATAGCGGCACCTCCAAATATGTACTGACACCGGAGGAGAAAGAGGCGATTACTCGATCCTTGCTAAAGGGGTAG
- the ssb gene encoding single-stranded DNA-binding protein: MLNRVILIGRLTRDPELRYTPAGVAVTQFTLAVDRPFSSNQGQREADFIPVVTWRQLAETCANYLRKGRLAAVEGRIQVRNYDNNEGRRVYVTEVIADNVRFLESPNSGNREDGSGMGGSSGGGSSSGGGNRGSYGGGREQQDPFQDDGRPIDISDDDLPF; this comes from the coding sequence ATGTTGAATCGTGTGATTCTGATCGGAAGACTGACACGTGACCCTGAGCTTCGCTATACGCCTGCAGGCGTGGCTGTTACCCAGTTCACTCTGGCGGTAGACAGGCCGTTCTCGAGCAACCAAGGACAGCGCGAAGCGGATTTCATTCCGGTCGTGACTTGGCGCCAGCTCGCGGAAACCTGTGCGAATTACCTTCGCAAAGGCCGGCTCGCTGCAGTGGAAGGCCGCATTCAAGTGCGTAACTATGATAACAATGAAGGCCGCCGCGTATACGTGACGGAAGTCATTGCCGACAATGTGCGTTTCTTGGAATCGCCGAACAGCGGGAACCGTGAAGACGGCTCCGGCATGGGAGGCAGCAGCGGTGGTGGAAGCAGCAGTGGAGGCGGTAACCGTGGCAGCTATGGCGGAGGACGCGAGCAACAGGATCCTTTCCAGGATGACGGCAGACCGATTGATATTTCCGATGATGATTTGCCGTTCTAA
- a CDS encoding DHH family phosphoesterase: MPKFLLKRWQGMHIVWIFALLTALIFLMFLYQWEVGVIALLLSGLLVYFTFKAERAFRAELQDYISTLSHRVKRAGSEVIHELPLGILLYNEEKVIEWHNPFVAKMLGEDSLIGEGLYEKFPQLKNRKEKDLRMEITAGKGQIFEVQIKPDERLMYFTDITAAKSLQMRYEEERLAIGIVMMDNLDEATQGLDDQTRSIMMAKVTGEITEWAQKHQVYLRRTSSDRYMLLMDQKGLKALEQSRFELLDEVRDITIENKLPMTLSIGIASGAENLVELGHWAQTSLDMALGRGGDQAAVKVGERLSFYGGRTNAIEKRTRVRARVISHALRDLIKDSDKVIIMGHRNPDMDAIGAAIGVLKMAHVSTKEGYIVLEGVNPSIQKLMETIYEDEKLNRWFITPEQAMQITNARTLAVVVDTHKASMTPEPRLLQMTQRKVVVDHHRRSEDFIQDATLVYMEPYASSTCELVTELLQYFHERLTMGVLESTVLLAGIVVDTKSFSLRTGARTFEAASFLRRNGADSSLIQRLLKEDLEQYIQKAEIIKNAVVIYDHIALAVNEPGRKYSQLLIAQVADTLLTMTGILASFVISERPDGRIGISARSLGQMNVQVVMERMGGGGHLTNAATQIEGTLSQATQQLKQILSEIHAEEGLFE; the protein is encoded by the coding sequence ATGCCCAAGTTCCTGTTAAAGCGTTGGCAGGGGATGCATATCGTATGGATATTCGCCCTGCTGACTGCGCTCATCTTCTTGATGTTCCTGTATCAGTGGGAAGTTGGCGTGATTGCACTGCTGCTGTCCGGTCTGCTTGTTTATTTTACCTTCAAAGCGGAGCGGGCGTTCCGTGCAGAGCTCCAGGATTATATATCGACCTTGTCCCACCGCGTGAAGCGGGCGGGCAGCGAGGTGATTCATGAACTGCCGCTTGGCATTCTGCTCTATAATGAGGAGAAGGTGATCGAGTGGCACAATCCGTTCGTGGCCAAGATGCTCGGGGAAGACTCGCTGATTGGCGAGGGGCTCTATGAGAAGTTTCCTCAGCTCAAGAACCGCAAGGAAAAAGACCTTCGTATGGAAATCACGGCGGGCAAAGGCCAAATCTTCGAAGTGCAGATCAAGCCGGATGAGCGTCTGATGTACTTTACCGACATTACGGCGGCGAAGTCGCTGCAGATGCGCTATGAAGAAGAGCGTCTGGCGATCGGCATCGTCATGATGGATAACCTGGACGAAGCGACGCAGGGGCTCGATGACCAGACGCGGAGCATCATGATGGCGAAGGTCACCGGCGAGATTACCGAGTGGGCCCAGAAGCATCAGGTGTACCTGCGCCGGACGTCGTCCGACCGGTACATGCTGCTCATGGACCAGAAGGGCCTCAAGGCGCTGGAGCAGTCACGCTTCGAGCTGCTCGATGAGGTCCGCGACATCACCATCGAGAACAAGCTGCCGATGACGCTCAGCATCGGGATCGCCTCGGGGGCGGAGAACCTCGTGGAGCTCGGTCACTGGGCCCAGACGAGCTTGGATATGGCACTCGGCCGCGGCGGCGACCAGGCAGCCGTGAAGGTCGGCGAGCGTCTGTCGTTCTACGGCGGGCGGACCAATGCGATCGAGAAGCGGACCCGCGTGAGAGCCCGGGTCATCTCGCATGCGCTGCGCGATCTCATCAAGGACAGCGACAAGGTCATCATCATGGGCCACCGCAATCCGGACATGGATGCGATCGGTGCGGCCATCGGCGTATTGAAGATGGCCCATGTCAGCACGAAGGAAGGCTATATCGTCCTTGAGGGCGTGAATCCGTCCATTCAGAAGCTGATGGAGACGATCTACGAGGACGAGAAGCTCAACCGGTGGTTCATTACGCCGGAGCAGGCGATGCAGATTACGAATGCCCGGACGCTCGCGGTCGTCGTGGATACGCACAAGGCGTCCATGACGCCGGAGCCGCGGCTGCTGCAGATGACGCAGCGCAAGGTGGTCGTGGACCATCACCGGCGCAGCGAGGACTTTATTCAAGACGCGACGCTTGTCTACATGGAGCCTTATGCGTCTTCGACGTGCGAGCTCGTTACGGAGCTGCTGCAGTATTTTCACGAGCGGCTCACCATGGGCGTCCTGGAGTCGACGGTGCTGCTGGCCGGCATCGTGGTCGATACGAAGAGCTTCTCGCTCCGGACCGGGGCGCGGACCTTCGAGGCGGCATCGTTCCTGCGCCGCAACGGCGCCGATTCGTCGCTGATCCAGCGGCTGCTGAAGGAAGACCTCGAGCAGTACATCCAGAAGGCCGAGATCATCAAGAATGCGGTCGTGATCTACGATCACATCGCCTTGGCGGTGAACGAGCCGGGACGCAAGTATTCCCAGCTGCTGATCGCCCAGGTGGCCGACACGCTGCTTACGATGACCGGCATCCTGGCCTCCTTCGTGATCTCGGAGCGTCCGGACGGCCGCATCGGCATCAGTGCCCGCTCGCTCGGCCAGATGAACGTACAGGTCGTAATGGAGCGGATGGGCGGCGGGGGCCACCTGACGAATGCAGCGACCCAGATCGAAGGCACGCTGTCCCAGGCGACCCAGCAGCTCAAACAAATTTTAAGTGAAATTCATGCGGAAGAGGGGTTATTCGAATGA
- a CDS encoding YjzC family protein — MGEWTQFRPGDHAPNDGEYMEIGEDAFHMGINNPKMITLKKGDKFPETSNHNRKWKKVFRG; from the coding sequence ATGGGAGAGTGGACACAGTTTCGCCCCGGCGATCACGCGCCGAATGACGGCGAATATATGGAGATCGGCGAAGACGCCTTTCATATGGGCATTAACAACCCAAAGATGATTACTCTGAAGAAGGGCGACAAATTCCCGGAGACAAGCAATCATAACCGCAAGTGGAAAAAAGTATTCCGCGGCTGA
- the rpsR gene encoding 30S ribosomal protein S18, whose product MAFEKRERSEDRGERGERKFSGRGKKGGKRRKVCYFTVNKIKHIDYKDIETLKKFISERGKILPRRVTGTSAKYQRALTIAIKRSRQICLLPYTTE is encoded by the coding sequence ATGGCATTCGAGAAAAGAGAACGTTCCGAAGACCGCGGTGAGCGCGGCGAAAGAAAGTTCAGCGGTCGTGGCAAAAAAGGCGGCAAGCGCCGTAAAGTTTGCTACTTCACCGTTAACAAAATCAAGCACATCGACTACAAGGACATCGAAACGCTCAAGAAGTTCATCTCTGAGCGCGGTAAGATCCTTCCGCGTCGTGTGACTGGTACCTCCGCTAAATATCAGCGTGCACTGACGATCGCAATCAAGCGATCCCGTCAGATCTGCCTGCTGCCTTATACAACGGAATAG
- a CDS encoding MazG-like family protein produces MDRDVDLAKRAKIIEWLKTELVDQLSHLLKGMWEGSQHKIVDGLASLIASCYILGRRLGISPRKLDEAILDKMKQHREEGHQLEEWYGDISVLEDHLRKR; encoded by the coding sequence ATGGATAGAGATGTGGATTTGGCCAAACGGGCCAAAATCATCGAATGGCTGAAGACCGAACTTGTCGATCAGTTATCCCATCTGCTGAAGGGCATGTGGGAAGGAAGCCAGCACAAAATCGTTGACGGCCTCGCCAGCCTCATTGCCTCCTGCTATATCCTCGGCCGGCGTCTCGGCATCTCTCCACGCAAGTTGGACGAGGCAATCCTCGACAAGATGAAGCAGCACCGGGAAGAAGGGCATCAGCTCGAGGAATGGTACGGAGACATCTCCGTTTTGGAAGATCATTTGCGTAAGAGGTGA
- a CDS encoding DUF951 domain-containing protein, whose amino-acid sequence MEKKQYGLGDIVQMKKPHPCGTNEMEIIRMGMDIRIKCVGCKHSVLVPRPKFESKLKKVLRSAAPEEAGGSPSQNES is encoded by the coding sequence ATGGAAAAGAAGCAGTACGGACTCGGCGATATTGTGCAGATGAAAAAGCCGCATCCCTGCGGCACCAATGAAATGGAAATTATCCGTATGGGCATGGACATCCGGATCAAATGCGTAGGGTGCAAGCACAGTGTCCTTGTTCCGCGGCCGAAGTTCGAAAGCAAGCTGAAGAAAGTGCTTCGCTCCGCAGCCCCTGAAGAAGCCGGCGGCAGCCCGTCGCAAAACGAAAGTTAG